DNA from Calderihabitans maritimus:
GGGAAGCACCAGAAGATCGGCCGGCCCGCCGATCCTCCAGGTGGTGTGATCTTTTAGCGGAGCGTTGGCGATTACTTCTCCCTGCAGGTATCGCTCCAATTCCTCTTTTGACTTTTTCCAATCCTTGTTTCCGGCCAACAATTTTAAATCCCTCCGGTTTCATGGCCCGTAGTTAACGGGTTGCGGTTGAAGTTTGACTTAAGCTCTGCAGTCGCTTCACTAGTTCCACTCCCGTCTTCCAAATATTCCCTGCTCCCAGAGTAAGAATCAGGTCGCCGGGGTAATGATGCTCGGCCAGGAAATCCACGATATCTTCCTGGTGTTCAAAATAGAGCACATTCTGCCCGGCCTCCCGAATAGCTTCCACTATTAATTCGGCGCTGACACCCGGTATAGGTTTCTCTCCGGCACTGTAAATTTGATTTACAATAACCAGGTCTGCCTTGGAAAAAGCTGCGCCAAACTCCTTGTGCAGAAACTTGGTTCTGGTGTAGCGGTGAGGCTGGAAAACGGCAATAACTCTCCGGGGCCCTGTCTGACGGGCCGCTTGCAAGGTCGCCTTTAACTCCGTAGGATGGTGGGCATAATCATCCACTACCCGTACACCGTTAACCTCACCGGTCAACTGGAAGCGCCTCTGTACCCCCCGGAAAGTTTTTAAAGCTTCCGCTATTCCAGAAAAAGGTATTCCTAACTTCATTCCTACGGCAACAGCCGCCAGGGCATTAATTATATTATGCACTCCTGGAATTTGAAGTTCCACTTTACCTATTTTTTTTCCTTGGTACAGGATGTCGGCTGTAGTTTCAAATCCGTTCTTTATCACATTAGCCGCCTGAAAATCCGGATTTCCTTTAAGACCATAAGTTAGACAGGGAACTCCTGCCGAAGAAGCCAGTTTGTTTAAATTTCTATCGTCAGTACACAGCAGTGCAAAACCGTGGGAGGGTACTAACTTTACGAATCGAGTAAAAGCTTCCAATATGCGCTCGAAACTACCGTAATAATCTAAATGGTCATTTTCTACATTGGTTACTACCGCTACTTCAGGCTTTAGCTTTAAGAAGGACCCGTCGCTCTCGTCAGCTTCCGCTACCAGATATTCTCCCCGTCCCAGTTTGGCATTACACCCGATATCGTAAACCTCTCCCCCCACCACCAAAGTTGGGTCGAGTCCATTTCTTTCCAGTACCAAAGAAATCATGGAGGTAGTTGTGGTCTTGCCGTGGGCTCCCGCTACAGCGATACCCTTTTGCCGCTGCATCAGCCAGCCCAACATCTCCGCCCGCTGCATAACCGGGATACCACAATCCTTTGCCTTTTGAATTTCCGGGTTATCCACAGGAATGGCGGAGGAAACCACCACTCGAGTCACATTATCTGCCACGTTGTCCGGCCTGTGTCCGATATAGACTCTAGCCCCTAATTTTTCCAACCTCTGGGTAATATCTGATGCTCGCAGGTCCGATCCTGAAACCTGATAGCCCAGTTCCAGCAAAATCTTAGCAATACCGCTCATACCGGCTCCGCCAATACCAACAAAATGAATCCAGCCGTTGGATTTCTGCACAGGCTCTCAACTCCTTCTTGATGCAACAAGACTTACTGGCTGAGATTTTGAGATACCCCGGCTTACACATCCCCATTATATGCCGGACCTTCTCAAAGAGTTACATCAAATTACAAAATATATTTTTCTTTACTATTCTCTTTTGGACTTGCCACCAGCTAATTCCATTACGGCATTAACTATATCTTCGAGCGCACCGGGTTTGCCCAATTGACGACACCTTTCCGACATACGCCGCAACCGTTCCTGATCTGCCATTAAATTCTCCACCGTAGCCAGAAGCCTTTGCCCGTTAAGTTCCACGTCAGGTATCACCACTGCTGCCCCCTGTCGCTCAAGGGAGCGAGCATTGAATTCCTGATGATTTTCTGCCGCATACGGATAAGGAATTAAAATACCGGGAATGCCTTTTATCATCATTTCTGCCAGGAAAGCGGCTCCTGCCCTGGCTACTACTAAATCAGCAGCCGCCAGCGCATATTCTATATGGTATAGGTAGGGTTTAATGGTAATATTCCCAGAATTAACCACATCTATACCCAACCTCTCCAGTCCCGCCATAGTTTCCTGGTATCCGTCTCTGCCGGTAACATGTATAATCTGTAAAGCTTCACTAGCCAAGTATTTCTGGACTACCGACAACATGGCCCGGTTAATGCTTCTGGCCCCCCGGCTTCCCCCGAGAGCTAGCAAGGTTTTTTTTCGAAAATCCAAGCCTAATTTCTTAATGCCCTCATCCCTTGTTACTCGTAATATCTCCGGCCGTACCGGGAGCCCGGTAACTCTCCCTTTCTTCTCCGGAAAGTAAGCCAAAGAGTCGGGAAAAGTCACACATATAACATCTACAAAACGTGCTAACCATCGGTTGGTAAGCCCGGGCAAAGCATTTTGCTCATGTAACAGGGTCGGATATCCCATTAAGGCAGCTAATAATACGACCGGACCGCTGACGTATCCTCCGGTTCCAATTACCACATCCGGTCGGAACTGCTTTAAAAGTTGCCGCGCTTGGACCATTCCCGTTATTCCTTTGCAAACTGTGGTCACTGCACGCCAAGATAATTTCCTTTCCAGGCCGGTTACGGTGATGGTACGAAAGGGAATCCCTTCCTTGGGTACTATATCCGCTTCAAGTCCCCTTCGGGTACCTACGTAAAGAACCTCAACCTGGGAAAGCTTTTTTTGTAAACCCCGAATAATACTTATGGCCGGGTAAACATGACCACCTGTTCCACCACCGGTCACCAAAACCCGCAATATGTTCACACCCTTCATATGTTAACATAACTTTGATTCTTAGGCTACACGCTTGTCCCATGGTTATTCCTAACGCAACGAGCAATAACGAGAAACATTCAACAAAATCCCCACGCCGGCCAGAGTAAATACCAATGAAGACCCTCCATAACTGATGAAAGGCAGCGTAATACCGGTTACGGGAAGGGAACCGGTCACCACTCCAATATTGATAACAGCCTGTAAGGCAATCATACAAGTAATACCAGCGGCCAGTAGACTGCCGTAGGTATCCCGGGCAGTGACGGCCACCCGCAGCCCGCGCCATAGAAACAGGAAGAAAAGTACTATTACCAAAGAAGCTCCCAAAAAACCTAATTCTTCTCCTAATATAGCATAAATAAAATCAGTATGCCTCTCAGGAACAAATAACAATTTTTGCCGCCCCCTTCCCAGTCCCAGGCCAAACGGCCCCCCGGAACCGAGGGCCAGGAGCGATTGAATGGTCTGAAAACCCGATCCAGTAGGATCCAGCCAGGGGTTGAGAAAAGCCGTGAATCTTTCCATCCGGTAAGGAGCGGCTGCTATCGCCGCCGCCACCAGAGCTATCCCGGCAATCGCCAGCAGTCCCATGTGGCTCCAGCGGGCACCGGCTATTAACATCATTAAATAACTAGTTCCCGCGATGGCCACCGCCGTACCCAAATCCGGCTGGGCCAAAATTAAAAGACAGACTGCTGCTAAAATGCCTAAATGAGGTAAAACGCCTTTGGTAAATGATTTCATTTTATCCTGATGTTGACTTAAACTATGAGCCATGTATATAACCATAACCAGCTTGGTCAATTCAGAAGGCTGAAAAGAAAGCGAACCAATACCTAACCACCGGCTAGAACCCTTGTGGGTGATACCGGCACCCGTCAATACCAATATTAATAACCCAAAAGCTATTATCAAAAAGAATCCGGCATATTTGCGCAAACGAAAATAAGGTATGTGCATGGCTACAGCCATGGCCCCGAGGCCTAGCAAGGCCCAGGTTAACTGCTTTTTAAGGTAATAAAACATATCATTGTTATACAACAACGCAGAATAAGCGCTGGCGCTAAAAACCATAATAATTCCCAGCCCCAATAATAAAAGGGTAGTTAAAAATATAATAAAATCCGGTGGTCTCTTCTGCCGTGCCACGGATAACCCCCCTTAGCTTTCTCCGGCCACAACTTTTCAGTCTGGTTTTCTACCCTCATCCATACCGGCTTTTAACTGCATTACCAAACTCTTAAATCTTTCTCCTCTCTCTTCATAACTTCTAAACATATCCCAACTGGCACAGGCCGGTGAAAGCAGAACCACATCTCCCGGAAGGGCCAGGGACGCCGCCGTTTTGACCGCTTCTTCAAAAGTATCCACCCGGTAAAAATTCTTAAACCCTACCTTTTCTACTGCTTCCTGAATGTTTCCGGCAGCCTCGCCCACCAGGACCAACGCTCTAACTTTCTCTTTAATTTTTATGGCCAACGATGAAAAGTCACTGCCCTTGTTCTTACCGCCTGCAATTAATACAACAGGCTCCGCATATGCTTCCAGTGCCTTTATGGCAGCATCCGGGTTAGTCCCTTTGGAATCGTTAATATACTTTACTCCGCCAAACTCAGCCACAAACTCCAGGCGATGGGCCACTCCCGGAAAAGTCCGTAAAGTACGGGCAATGCTGTCGACAGCAAGCCCCATGGCGCTTCCCGCTGCCACCCCGGCCAAAGCGTTCTCTAAATTATGACTTCCCTTGATGTTTATTTCTTCGGCTGGGCAGACTACTTCTTTTTTACCCTCTATTGCCACTACCACGTTGCCGTCCTGTACGTACACTCCCGGTTCTAGCATATGCTGCCGGCTGAAAAATATCACTCTTCCCGGTGTTTTGGAGGCCAAGGATCTTACTCTCTCATCATCGTAATTTAGAATGGTAAAATCCGAAGAACTTTGGTTCTCAAAAATCCTCGCTTTGGCTTGGATATACTTTTCCAAAGTAAGATGGCGGTCCAGATGATCAGGTGTAATATTCAGGATGACCGCCACTCGGGGACGAAAACGGTCTATGGTTTCCAGCTGAAAACTGCTGGCTTCCACCACAATTACCGTGTCCGAATTTGTGGAACGGGCCTCCCGGATAAGGGGAATGCCAATATTCCCCGCCACTAATACCGGTCTTCCCGCGTCCTTGAACATCTCGCCTACTAAGGCGGTAGTCGTCGTCTTACCATTAGTACCAGTAATGGCTACCACCGGCCCTTCAAGGAAACGATAGGCGGCTTCTATTTCACTCCAGACTGGTATGCGAGAGGCCCGGGCCTGCTGAACCGGAGCAATGCTTAAGGGTACACCCGGGCTGATTATAACTACATCCGTATTTTCCATGTTCACCTCCGGATAGGCGCCCAACTCTAACCGTACCGGCAAGTCTTCAATACTCTGGATAGCCTGGACCAGCTCCTCTTTCCTTTTTATATCGGTAAGTGTAATTTGAGCACCCTCTTCATGTAAGACCCGAGCGGCAGCCAAACCGCTATGACCCATGCCTATAACTAAAACTTTTTTCCCTTTCCAGTTCATAAGTTTCTTCCTTTCTAACCCAAATTGTACATAAATAGGATGCCCAGAACCGCCAGTAAAACGCCTGCCAACCAAAAACCGTTCACTATTTCTTTTTCCTTCCATCCAGAAAGCTCAAAATGGTGATGCAGAGGGCTCATACGAAATACCCGTTTACCGGTTAAACGAAAAGAAATAACTTGTATTATCACC
Protein-coding regions in this window:
- the murC gene encoding UDP-N-acetylmuramate--L-alanine ligase, which codes for MQKSNGWIHFVGIGGAGMSGIAKILLELGYQVSGSDLRASDITQRLEKLGARVYIGHRPDNVADNVTRVVVSSAIPVDNPEIQKAKDCGIPVMQRAEMLGWLMQRQKGIAVAGAHGKTTTTSMISLVLERNGLDPTLVVGGEVYDIGCNAKLGRGEYLVAEADESDGSFLKLKPEVAVVTNVENDHLDYYGSFERILEAFTRFVKLVPSHGFALLCTDDRNLNKLASSAGVPCLTYGLKGNPDFQAANVIKNGFETTADILYQGKKIGKVELQIPGVHNIINALAAVAVGMKLGIPFSGIAEALKTFRGVQRRFQLTGEVNGVRVVDDYAHHPTELKATLQAARQTGPRRVIAVFQPHRYTRTKFLHKEFGAAFSKADLVIVNQIYSAGEKPIPGVSAELIVEAIREAGQNVLYFEHQEDIVDFLAEHHYPGDLILTLGAGNIWKTGVELVKRLQSLSQTSTATR
- the murG gene encoding undecaprenyldiphospho-muramoylpentapeptide beta-N-acetylglucosaminyltransferase — encoded protein: MRVLVTGGGTGGHVYPAISIIRGLQKKLSQVEVLYVGTRRGLEADIVPKEGIPFRTITVTGLERKLSWRAVTTVCKGITGMVQARQLLKQFRPDVVIGTGGYVSGPVVLLAALMGYPTLLHEQNALPGLTNRWLARFVDVICVTFPDSLAYFPEKKGRVTGLPVRPEILRVTRDEGIKKLGLDFRKKTLLALGGSRGARSINRAMLSVVQKYLASEALQIIHVTGRDGYQETMAGLERLGIDVVNSGNITIKPYLYHIEYALAAADLVVARAGAAFLAEMMIKGIPGILIPYPYAAENHQEFNARSLERQGAAVVIPDVELNGQRLLATVENLMADQERLRRMSERCRQLGKPGALEDIVNAVMELAGGKSKRE
- the spoVE gene encoding stage V sporulation protein E, whose translation is MARQKRPPDFIIFLTTLLLLGLGIIMVFSASAYSALLYNNDMFYYLKKQLTWALLGLGAMAVAMHIPYFRLRKYAGFFLIIAFGLLILVLTGAGITHKGSSRWLGIGSLSFQPSELTKLVMVIYMAHSLSQHQDKMKSFTKGVLPHLGILAAVCLLILAQPDLGTAVAIAGTSYLMMLIAGARWSHMGLLAIAGIALVAAAIAAAPYRMERFTAFLNPWLDPTGSGFQTIQSLLALGSGGPFGLGLGRGRQKLLFVPERHTDFIYAILGEELGFLGASLVIVLFFLFLWRGLRVAVTARDTYGSLLAAGITCMIALQAVINIGVVTGSLPVTGITLPFISYGGSSLVFTLAGVGILLNVSRYCSLR
- the murD gene encoding UDP-N-acetylmuramoyl-L-alanine--D-glutamate ligase; the protein is MNWKGKKVLVIGMGHSGLAAARVLHEEGAQITLTDIKRKEELVQAIQSIEDLPVRLELGAYPEVNMENTDVVIISPGVPLSIAPVQQARASRIPVWSEIEAAYRFLEGPVVAITGTNGKTTTTALVGEMFKDAGRPVLVAGNIGIPLIREARSTNSDTVIVVEASSFQLETIDRFRPRVAVILNITPDHLDRHLTLEKYIQAKARIFENQSSSDFTILNYDDERVRSLASKTPGRVIFFSRQHMLEPGVYVQDGNVVVAIEGKKEVVCPAEEINIKGSHNLENALAGVAAGSAMGLAVDSIARTLRTFPGVAHRLEFVAEFGGVKYINDSKGTNPDAAIKALEAYAEPVVLIAGGKNKGSDFSSLAIKIKEKVRALVLVGEAAGNIQEAVEKVGFKNFYRVDTFEEAVKTAASLALPGDVVLLSPACASWDMFRSYEERGERFKSLVMQLKAGMDEGRKPD